CGAGTGCTCCCATCATCCGATCGGTGGGGGCCTCAATACAATCGGCTCTCGGAGCGCGTTGTCCGCGTGGATGTTTGCAGTTGCAACGGAGCCACGATCTACCCGAGAGGACGAAAGAATCAGGACAGGGGACGGCCGCTGGTGGCCTGGGCCATGCGCACCGCGCGCTCCATCATCTCACCTTGGGCCCAGCGTCTCTCACCTTCGGGGACGCGCCGCTTCCATGCGCCGTCCGCGTCGAGCACCCAGGCGTGGGTGTTGTCCGCGAGGCACCGGTCGAGCAGCTCCCGCACCTGGGCGAGGAGCTGGGGATCCTCCACCGGGGCGAGGGCCTCCACGCGGTGGTCCAGGTTGCGCGGCATGATGTCCGCCGAGCCGATGTAGCAGCGCGTCTCGCCCGCGCGCTCGAAGGAGTAGATGCGCGAGTGCTCCAGGAAGCGGCCGAGCGTGGAGACGACGCGGATGTTCTCCGAGACGCCAGGGACGTTGGGGCGCAGGCAGCAGATGCCGCGCACGTTGAGGTCCACCTTCACCCCGGCGCGCGAGGCGTCGTAGAGGGCGCGGATCATCGCCGGGTCCACCAGCGCGTTCATCTTCATCTGGATGCGCGCGGGTCGCTCGGCCGAGTGGGCGGTGATCGTGCGGCGGATCTCCTCCAGCAGGCCCTCGCGCATGTTGATGGGGGCCACCAGCAGCTTGCGGAAGGACTTGGGGCGGGCGAAGCCGGTGAGGAAGTTGAAGAGATCCGCCACGTCCGCGCCGATGTCCGGATCCGTGGTGAAGAGCCCGAGGTCCGTGTAGAGCCGGGCCGTCTTCGGGTTGTAGTTGCCGGTGCCGACGTGGACGTAGTGGCGCACCCGCTCGCCCTCGCGGCGGACGATGAGGATGGCCTTGGCGTGCGTCTTGAGCCCGGGGATGCCGTAGACGACGTGCACCCCCGCCTCCTCCAGCGCGAGCGCCCAGTGGATGTTGGTGCGCTCGTCGAAGCGGGCCTTGAGCTCCACCATGCACACGGCCTGCTTGCCGCGCTCGGTGGCGCGGATGAGCGCGGGCACCAGCGGGGACTTGTCCGACGTGCGGTAGACGGTCTGCTTGATGGCGAGCACGTCCGGGTCCTCCACCGCCTCCGCTACGAAGCGCTCCACCGAGGTGGTGAAGGACTCGTAGGGGTGGTGTACGAGCAGGTCGCCCCGGCGCATGGCCGACATCACCGTGCCGACCTCACCCCCATCCCCCTCGGCCTTCAGGCGGGGCTGGGTGACGGGCGTCCACGGCGGATCCCTCAGCTCGGCGAAGCCCGGCGTGGACACCACGGCCATCAGGTCCGCCAGGTCCAACAGGCCCTGCTCCTCGTAGATCTGCCGCGGCTCCAACCCGAGTGCCTCCACCAGGGGCTCGAGCATCTTGGGATTCATTCCCGCCTGGACCTCCAGGCGGATGACGTCCCCGAAGCGGCGCTGGCGCAGCTCGGTCTGCACGGCCACCAGCAGATCCTCCGCGTCCTCGGAGACGGTGAAGTCCGCGTCCCGGGTGACACGGAACAGCCCATGGTCGAGCACCTCCATCCCGGGGAACAGGGCGCCCATGTGGTGGGCGATGATGTCCTCGAGCGGGATGAAGGATGTGCCCCCCTTGAGCGGGACGAAGCGCGGCAGCAGCTCCTTGGGCACCTTCACCCGCGCCACGTTCTCCGTCTCCGTCACCGGATCCCTCAGCAGTACCGCCAGGCTGAGGGAGAGGTTGGAGATGTAGGGAAAGTGCCGCCCCAAGCCGATGGCCAGCGGGGTGAGGACGGGGAAGATCTGCTCGCGGAAGCGCTGCTCCACCAGCGTGCGCGCCTCCGGGTCGAGCTCCTTCATGGAGAGGATGCGCAGGCCCTTGTCGGCCAGGGCGGGGCGGAGCTGGCGCTCGAAGCAGTCGTTGTGGCGCCGGCCCTGCTCGAGGATGCACTCGTGCAGCCTGTCGAGCGTGTTCCCCGGGGTGGCGCCGTCCGGGACCAGCCGGGCCACGCGGCCGCGCACCTGCTCGTGCAGGCGCGCCACACGGATCATGAAGAACTCATCGAGGTTGCGGGCGTAGATGGCGCAGAACTTCACCCGCTCCAGCAATGGCACCGACGCATCCTCGGCGAGCTGGAGCACCCGGTTGTTGAAGGCGAGCCAGGACAGCTCCCGGTTGAAGAACAGGTCGCTGTCCGGCACGTCCGTTCCAGGCGGGATGACGTCCCGCTCCATGGGTTTGCTGGGGGTGTTCCGGTTGGAGGATGCGCGCTTGGGCATATCCGCTCACTTGGTGATGGAGGAGCGGTGTAGCAAGACGGGCCCGGGGCTGTGTGAAACTTTGGCGAGAAGCCCCCATCACCCGCTGCGGTTCCCCTTGGGCATCCTTCTCGTCTCGCTGCCCTTCTTCTTGTCCTGCCGCGGCACCTTGGGCACCTTGTTGCGGCCTTTCCGGCTGCGGTCCGTCGCCTTGGAGGCTTCGGCCTGCATCTTGTCGGCCTTGGATCCACGAACTCCTGCCATGTCACTCACCTCCTGGGTTCTTCCAGGAAGGTGGGTACTGGACAGTGCGTGGGCACGGGCCCGGAGGGGACGGCAGGGCGCACGCAGACGGGGCGGGCGAGCGTGAGCCCCAGCCGCCGTGCGCCCGGGCGCGGTCCTCAGAGCTGCGCGGCGACGGGCTCGGACTCCCACTGGCGGCGGGCCCAGCGCTTCGGGCTCCGGGACGGCCGCTCCTCCCGGGGGAGCATGCCCCGGGGCTCGACGAAGTAGAACTGCTCCGGGGCGTGCGCCGCCTTCTGTGCCGCGAAGCACTCGGCGTGGGCCTGGACGGACAGCACGCAGATGTCGAAGCGGTTGCCATCCTCGTCCTGGCGCACGACGGTCCAGCCCGCCAGGGGCAGCGGCTCCTCCACATCCGCGCGCCAGGTCACCTTGTCGGTGGAGATCCCCAGGTGCGCGAGCGCGTGCTCGACCTCCAGGTGCGCCATCCACACCAGGGCGGTGGAGGACTGGCGCGCGTGCTCGACGATCAGCTCCAGGCCGCAGTCGCAGCGGAAGCTCCAGCGGTCCTTGGGACCCAGACCATCTCCATCCGCGTTCCGCACGTGCGGAGGCCCGAGGCGCCGCTCGAGCTCGGCTCGGGACACCTCCAGGAAACAAGCACTGCGGTGCGTCTTCCAGAGCACCGGACGGTTCGAGGGGAGCGGCTTCATGGGGTGGCCTCCTGTGTGGAGGGGAAACGTAAACATCAGCTGTGACTGGACTACGGGGCGAAGCCCCGCGGGCACGTGAGACGTCGGATCCTGGACGAGTGAGGGGGGGAGGACGTCGTCATGTTGACGTCTCGGGCCTGTCTCGATCTGTTGGAAAATCAAATTGTACGAGAAAACCCGAAAAAAATGGTTCGTCGCTCCATCACCTCGTTTCACGACTTCCACGTTGTGAGGACAACGACATGCCAATCACGGAAATGCGGAACGCGGGTTGGAAGGCCGCGTGGCGCGTGGGCGCCGCGGGGTTGATGCTCACCACGGGAGTGGCTTGCGACAGCCAGAGCGAGCTCGTAGAGGACGGCTCCCTGGAGAGTGCCACGCAGCCAGTCATCGTCGGCAGCCGGTATCAGGCGGAGAACTGGTCCTCGAGTGGGACGACGGCCGGCGGGGTGTTCAACGAGGGCGGTGGCGAGGGGCAGTCCGTCGCGGGCTTCCAGGTCAACGAGCAGATCCACTACCCCTCGGTGAACTTCACCGGGGTGGATCAGATCCAGTTCCGCCTCGCGGCGCCCTATGGCGGTGGCCGGGCGGAGATCTGGGCCGGCGCGGTGGGCAGCGGCACGAAGGTGGGGACGGTGGATCTCACCTCCGCCACTGGCGCCGACTGGAACAGCTTCATCACCCGGACCGTCAGCATCACGGAGATCAGCGGCACCCACTCGCTGTACCTCAAGGGCGTGGCGACGGGTGGTGACTGGCTGTTCAAGCTCGACTGGTTCGAGATGCACGACACCGGGGGGACCCAGCCGCCGCCGCCTCCTCCTCCCCCGGGCACCGTCCCGGTCAAGGTGACCAACAGGTGCCCGTTCCCGCTCAACGTGACGTTGACGGGCGTGTACAGCATCCCGCTCGAGAAGGACGCGGCGGGCAACCCCGTCTACCGCAACCTCGCCACCGGCCAGAGCTACACCTATGCGACTCCGGCGAACTACCCCAGCGGCCGCGTGAGCGCGTATAGGACCCTTCCGTCGCCCTCGTCACCCCGCGAGCTGGAGAAGGCCGAGTTCACGCTGGAGAAGCCCAGCGGCGGCTCGCAGTTGCTGCACTACAACCTCACGTACGTGGACCACGTGGGCCTGCCCATGCAGATCAGGGGTGTTGGCACCGGCTCCAGCTGTGTCCAGGTGCAGTGCAACAAGTCCGCGAGCGCCATCCAGACGGCCATCGCCAACCAGTGTCCGGATGGTCTGCGCTACACCATGGGGGGCGGCACCATCTGCCTGGCTCCGCGCTCCTTCTGCCTCGATGGGGAGTACGCGAGCGATCCGCGCCGCGCCTCCGTCTGCACGCGGCTGGATGGTGAGATCGCCCGCTGCGCCAGCAAGTACCCCGGCGTCTGCACCCCGGGGACGGCGAAGTCGGCGCAGGTCTACGCCTGCTCGCCGCCGTTCTTCGACATGAGCGCGAAGTGGTGCGCCGCGCTGAACCGCGGAATGTTGGACGCGCCCGACAGCACCACCGTGTC
The sequence above is a segment of the Archangium lipolyticum genome. Coding sequences within it:
- the ppk1 gene encoding polyphosphate kinase 1, whose translation is MPKRASSNRNTPSKPMERDVIPPGTDVPDSDLFFNRELSWLAFNNRVLQLAEDASVPLLERVKFCAIYARNLDEFFMIRVARLHEQVRGRVARLVPDGATPGNTLDRLHECILEQGRRHNDCFERQLRPALADKGLRILSMKELDPEARTLVEQRFREQIFPVLTPLAIGLGRHFPYISNLSLSLAVLLRDPVTETENVARVKVPKELLPRFVPLKGGTSFIPLEDIIAHHMGALFPGMEVLDHGLFRVTRDADFTVSEDAEDLLVAVQTELRQRRFGDVIRLEVQAGMNPKMLEPLVEALGLEPRQIYEEQGLLDLADLMAVVSTPGFAELRDPPWTPVTQPRLKAEGDGGEVGTVMSAMRRGDLLVHHPYESFTTSVERFVAEAVEDPDVLAIKQTVYRTSDKSPLVPALIRATERGKQAVCMVELKARFDERTNIHWALALEEAGVHVVYGIPGLKTHAKAILIVRREGERVRHYVHVGTGNYNPKTARLYTDLGLFTTDPDIGADVADLFNFLTGFARPKSFRKLLVAPINMREGLLEEIRRTITAHSAERPARIQMKMNALVDPAMIRALYDASRAGVKVDLNVRGICCLRPNVPGVSENIRVVSTLGRFLEHSRIYSFERAGETRCYIGSADIMPRNLDHRVEALAPVEDPQLLAQVRELLDRCLADNTHAWVLDADGAWKRRVPEGERRWAQGEMMERAVRMAQATSGRPLS
- a CDS encoding beta-1,3-glucanase family protein, whose protein sequence is MPITEMRNAGWKAAWRVGAAGLMLTTGVACDSQSELVEDGSLESATQPVIVGSRYQAENWSSSGTTAGGVFNEGGGEGQSVAGFQVNEQIHYPSVNFTGVDQIQFRLAAPYGGGRAEIWAGAVGSGTKVGTVDLTSATGADWNSFITRTVSITEISGTHSLYLKGVATGGDWLFKLDWFEMHDTGGTQPPPPPPPPGTVPVKVTNRCPFPLNVTLTGVYSIPLEKDAAGNPVYRNLATGQSYTYATPANYPSGRVSAYRTLPSPSSPRELEKAEFTLEKPSGGSQLLHYNLTYVDHVGLPMQIRGVGTGSSCVQVQCNKSASAIQTAIANQCPDGLRYTMGGGTICLAPRSFCLDGEYASDPRRASVCTRLDGEIARCASKYPGVCTPGTAKSAQVYACSPPFFDMSAKWCAALNRGMLDAPDSTTVSQYYNTGKPYNQYSKWVHDQCGAVYGFAYDDYPMAANQAGFYTCTGGQQLEVTFCPAG